The following coding sequences are from one Desulfosalsimonas propionicica window:
- the mltF gene encoding membrane-bound lytic murein transglycosylase MltF, with protein MVLWTYGCDQLTGSMPSRSLAEIKNSGKLVVLTRNAPTTYYIDQTGQPTGPEYDLVESFAEFLGVDVEYQICQTVDQVLTDLEQGKGDLAAAGLTITEAREEKFRFSPPYQEITPQVVTRRDRIQPESIEDLLGIEIVVIASSSYAERLAHLRDTEYPELQWEEAQDLATEQLLFDVWAANIDCTIADSNIVDINRRYYPQLMAPINLGRAQQLGWAMAPRRRDLSRAIAKWMKDFEQTGQMDHVHEKYYGFFEAFDYVDTMRYLRRIQARFPKYREYFRQAAEKYDLPFDLLAAQAYQESHWNPHAVSPTGVRGIMMLTLTTAREMGVSNRLDPRQSIFGGAKYLARLKKSFSEKVTEPDLTWLALAAYNVGRGHLHDAQILARKLGLSPHSWRDLKQVLPLLADQEYYKDLKYGYARGYEPVRYVRNIREYRHILRNDLNNADANSQQASSQ; from the coding sequence TTGGTATTGTGGACATATGGCTGCGATCAATTAACCGGCTCCATGCCATCCCGGTCCCTGGCGGAAATCAAAAACAGCGGCAAGCTGGTTGTGTTAACCCGCAATGCCCCCACTACCTATTACATTGATCAAACAGGCCAACCCACTGGTCCGGAATATGATCTGGTTGAATCCTTTGCAGAATTTCTCGGAGTGGATGTCGAATATCAGATTTGCCAAACTGTTGATCAGGTTTTGACCGATCTGGAACAGGGAAAGGGAGATCTGGCCGCCGCCGGTCTGACCATAACCGAGGCCCGGGAGGAAAAGTTCCGGTTCTCTCCGCCGTACCAGGAAATCACTCCCCAGGTGGTCACCCGGCGGGACCGCATTCAGCCTGAATCCATTGAAGACCTGCTGGGTATCGAAATTGTTGTCATTGCCAGCAGCAGCTATGCTGAACGGCTGGCCCATCTCAGGGACACCGAGTATCCGGAGCTGCAGTGGGAGGAGGCTCAGGATCTGGCCACCGAGCAGCTCCTTTTTGATGTGTGGGCGGCCAATATTGACTGCACCATTGCCGATTCCAATATCGTGGATATCAACCGGCGTTATTACCCGCAGCTTATGGCCCCCATCAACCTGGGACGCGCCCAGCAGCTGGGATGGGCCATGGCACCCCGCAGGCGTGATCTTTCCCGGGCCATTGCCAAATGGATGAAGGATTTTGAGCAGACCGGGCAGATGGATCATGTCCATGAAAAATACTATGGGTTTTTTGAGGCCTTTGATTACGTGGACACCATGCGGTATCTGCGGCGGATCCAGGCACGGTTTCCAAAGTACCGGGAGTATTTCCGCCAGGCTGCGGAAAAATATGATCTGCCCTTTGATCTGCTCGCGGCCCAGGCTTACCAGGAATCCCATTGGAATCCGCATGCCGTCAGCCCCACGGGTGTTCGCGGCATCATGATGCTGACGCTGACAACAGCCAGGGAAATGGGCGTGTCCAACCGCCTGGATCCCAGGCAAAGTATATTCGGCGGCGCCAAATATCTGGCCCGGCTCAAAAAAAGCTTCAGCGAAAAAGTGACCGAACCGGATCTGACCTGGCTGGCCCTGGCGGCCTACAATGTGGGCCGGGGTCATTTGCACGATGCCCAGATACTGGCCCGGAAATTGGGTCTAAGTCCGCATTCATGGCGGGATCTTAAGCAGGTGTTGCCGTTGCTGGCCGATCAGGAGTATTATAAAGATTTGAAATATGGTTATGCCCGGGGATATGAACCGGTGCGCTATGTGCGAAACATTCGTGAATACCGGCATATTTTGAGAAATGATCTTAACAACGCTGACGCTAATTCGCAGCAGGCCAGCAGCCAATAG